Proteins from one Cryptomeria japonica chromosome 4, Sugi_1.0, whole genome shotgun sequence genomic window:
- the LOC131074647 gene encoding secreted RxLR effector protein 161, whose translation MYLVNTRPDICFAVNALSQFMSLPKHVHLVAAKHILRYLRGTVGFGLKYPLNTPITLEGYFDAEWAGSVKDRKSTSGICFSLGSAVISWACRKQSSVALSTAEAEYIAASVASREAVWLRKLLAGLFGQPWDPTVIHCDNQSCIKMSINPVFHDRSKHVETHYHFIRDMVQRGAIQLKYVSTNEQVADILTKPLSKVKFVYFRDRLGIVENETPIERESQFQ comes from the coding sequence atgtatctagttaacactagaccggaCATATGTTTTGCTGtaaatgctctcagccagttcatgagcttgcccaagcatgttcaccttgttgcagccaagcatatcctaagatacttgcgaggcacagttggttttgggctgaagtatccacttaacactccaataaccttggaaggttattttGATGCAGAGtgggctggaagcgtcaaagacaggaaaagcacctctggTATTTGCTTTAGCTTGggttctgcagtgatctcttgggcttgcagaaaacaatcctcagtggcattgagtactgctgaagctgagtatattgcagcaagtgtagcatccagagaagcagtatggcttcgtaagcttcttgctgggttgtttggtcagccatgggatcctacagttattcactgtgataatcagagttgtattaaaatgtctatcaatccagtgtttcatgacaggtcaaaacatgtggaaacccattatcattttattcgggacatggtgcaaagaggagctattcagctgaagtatgtcagcactaatgagcaggttgcagatatcctcaccaagcctctatccaaagtgaagtttgtgtacttcagggatagacttggtattgtggaaaatgaaactccgattgagagggagtctcaatttcAGTGA